ATTGTTTCTTATTTGATCATCTTCCTTCAAAATGATTAGAGACTTTTCATAAAAGAATGTACTGTCAGGTTaaagatgacttgatattgctaGTCCAAATTGTGCAAGGGTCGACTGATTATGATATCTTTCTTGTTGCAGAAAATGAGAAGATAAAAGCAGCTGACTCTATATTGATTGTTGGTGGTGGACCTGTTGGGGTTGAACTTGCAGCAGAAATCGCGGTCGACTTTCCTGAGAAGAAGGTAACTCTGGTGCATAATGGATCCAGGTTACTAGAGTTCATCGGACCAAAAGCTGCTGACAAAACTTTAGAATGGTTAAAATCCAGAAATGTGGAAGTGAAATTGATGCAATCTGTGGATTTGAGCGATAACACCTCAGATGGAAACAAAACATATTTCACTTCATCCGGAGAAACTATCAAAGCAGATTGCCATTTTCTTTGCACAGGAAAACCACCAGCTTCAGAATGGTTAAGGGAAACGTATTTGAAGGACCGAATGGATAACTTAGGAAGGTTAAAAGTTGATGAAAACCTTAGAGTCAAGGGTCATAGAAACATATTTGCCGTTGGAGATATCACTGATATTAAGGTAAGCACTGAATAGTTGCATATCTCTTATTTCTTGAAACTTTTTTCCTTGTAGCTGTAAATAGTATTTTGTATTAAAGGCAGTACAGATATGAAAACATCCAATCGAATGAAGAAAAACTTGAAAATGTGGTTGCACTGACTTTTGTTGTTACAGCTGCTACAGTTAAAAAAATATACTATATGTTGATTTTGATAACAGAATAGTACTTAGAGGAACTGACAGCTAGTACTTCAAATTTTTGAGCAATATTCTTCTATTATTGAAGTGAATTCATATTCTTCTAATTCGCTACCAGGAACTTAAACAAGGATATTCAGCTCAGAAGCATGCTGTAGTGGCGGCGAAGAACTTGAAACTATTGATGAGTGGAGGAAAGGAAAGCAAACTTGCAACTTATGAGCCTAAGTCACCCAAGATTATTGTTTCATTAGGAAGGCAAGATGCAGTGGCTCAATTCTCATTCACAACAATCATTGGATTAGTTCCCGGGATGATCAAATCAAAGGATTTATTCGTGGGGAAAACGAGGAAGAAAATGGGGCTTCCCCCCAAGTAATATTGTTCATTCAGGAGATTCAAATCATTCTGACTATAAGAAAATGTtgccttcttttattttttttcatggCCAAAACTCAAGTTCTCCTACTACATTTTGCAGTAGAATGTGCATAATAGTTCAATTTTTTGTCTGGCTTTGCTATAAATATGCAATATCGTTTGTAGTTAGGAGTATAAGAAGTAGTAATCCTTTCCTTATCTTGGCTTGTTATTTTCTATTAAATGTGTGGAAATTATATTGATTTGTAAACTATATCTATGAATTATAGTTCTACTTTTTGAAGAACTTTATTCTTACCATGTTTTTGAGAGGAAGCTAAGCTAAGCTATTGCCATGattcttttaaaaaagaaaacgggaaaaggaaaataaaagctTTGATTTGGTTCTCCTTTGTGCTAAACTCAATTTCAAAATTTCAGCTTTCGCTACTCAAACTATCAAATATTTTATGTATATTACGTCGGCTTTGAAAATGTTATTACTTCGGCttttcactctttcttcttattggGATTTTAAGTATATTAATACTTAAAAGatggtgaatgagaaatggagggaaaatgaaatatttgagtttcatTTGAGATTCCCTCTTTGATGAAAGGACAttatcccatattggaagaggaagatgtttttatgggtatataaccaattgctcttcttctagctcttaaaaagttgtgaagaaggcaagcctcgtgcCGTCGTCGTCGCTCCCTCGGCTCGGCTTCAAATtcagatttggtcaaatgattgattaattaattttttgaatagtaaaatattaacagaaatgttattaaatatttgttttaataacagaatattaatattaaaataaatatgaataTTAAATCCTCCAATCCGTTTTTCAGTTGGGTAGctgaaaattaaactaccctcttcaattttccctctttattattGAGTAAATAaccatttatgttatggcatttatgttgtagccgttttgcataaacagtcattctgaagagttgcgcctcttcagatttcagctcaactttggctataaatacaagtctattctgctcagaatttctatacgattttctgagtttctcctccttcttctgcatacttttaacatcaaacaaagcaacagtaagtgtgatttactaccgaactttgtgttaactgaaacactggggtttgaagtaccactacaccagtatgtaattcgttctatcctgggaggaaataatccataaccttgggtactaggaggggattaaattccttaaagaaacactgtgaattcaatgGGCTCGGATTAAAattctgtttatgttcatttatattttccataattattttacaaatacagtatactaacaagcttaaggaatttaatatatTATCTGTATTTGTACTCACTGTTTCTGGagagtaaaacctttgtggttttatactctattggagattaaaatctacgtgattttaacgtttgtgtcattcttttacagaaatgactaatgataatGTGAACTAAgctgttgagtaaatagccatttatgttatggcatttatgttgtggtcgttttgcataaacaaccattctgaagagttgcacctcttcagattttagcccaactttggctataaatacaagtctatTTTGCTCAGAATTTctatacgattttctgagtttctcctccttcttctgcatactttaatatcaaacaaagcaacagtaagtgtgatttgctaccaaactttgtgttcgctgaaacactgggatttgaagtaccactacactagtgtgtaattcgttcgATCTTGGGacgaaataatccataaccttgggtactaggaggggattaaattccttaaggaaacactgtgaattcagtgggctcggattaaaattctgtttctgtttttcatttctgtttatgttcatttatatttttcagaattattttacaaatatagtatactaacaagcttaaggaatttaatatattttctgtatttgtaCTCACTGTTTCTGGAGAGTAAAACTTTTATGGTTTTGTACtctattggagattaaaatctacgtgattttaatGTTtatgtcattcttttacagaaatgactaatgataatGTGAACCAAGCTGTTTCAATGGTGACTACCAATGCCTCAACGAGCCGAACAACACTGGCAGCATTGGCACCGGCGGAGACACCCGAAAAATTtccgggattgatttcaagcgctggaagcaaaagatgttcttctacttgactactctaagtctccagaagttcatcaaggaagatgttcctgtgtTGTCCAATGAAACTCCAGAAACtgaacgctttctcgtgattgaggcatgGAAGCATTTAGATTTTTtatgcaagaattatattctaagcGGGTTAGAGGATGCTTTGTATAATATCTACAGTGGCATGGAAACGTCAAAAGAACTGTggaatgcgcttgaaaagaaatacaaaaccgaatATGTCGGGTTGAATAAGTTCGTTGCTGcaaagtttttggactacaaaatggtagatagcaagtctgttattacccaagtccaggaattgcaagcgattattcacgatctccctgctgaaggtataaatcaagttaatactgatgttgaaagtagtaatcttagtatttttactaacaaaaatttcattgaaggtcttgtcatcaatgaagcattccaagtagtagcgatgattgagaagttgtcTCATTTGTGGAAagacttcaaaaactacttgaaacacaaatgcaaggagatgtcccttgaagatcttattgttcggttgagaatcgaagagggcaacaaagctgctgaaaagagaggCTGTGGAAACTCAgtaataatgggagcaaatattgttgaagataacaaaaagaggaagaaggcttctggaccgaaatacaacccaagcaagaagcggctCAGTGaaaactgctacaactgtggaaaaatcggacacaaatctacggagtgtcgtgcttcgaagaaagacaagaagaagggtcaagcaaccatggttgaaaagcatgatgatgttgatgacttatgttctatgctttctgaatgcaacttggtgggcaatcctaaagagtggtggattgattctggagccactcgccatgtttgtgctgttagagaatcttttgctacttatgctcttgttggacccgatgagacgatttctatgggaaatgctgcaaaggccaagattgaaggatgtgggaagatatttctcaaaatgactttcggcaaagtggtgactttgaacaacgtccttcatgtttcTAAGATTAGGAAGAAATTAGTCTCTGctggacttcttgttaagaatgATTTTAAATGTGTTTTGTTTTTGATAAGGTTAtaataagtaagaatgaaatATTTGTAAGAAAAAGTTACCTTaccgagggccttttcaagctaaatgtaatggttgttgaaactaataataaaatttcagcttcgtcttacttacttgagtcaaatgaattatgtcatatacgtttgggtcatgtcaattataaaaccttacggaaaatgattaatttggaagtattgcctaaatttgaatgcgacaaatcaaaatgtcaaatatgtgtagaatctaagtatgttaaacatccttataagtcagttgaaaggaattcagattcgttagacttaattcacacataTATTTGCGATATGAAATCAATACCATCTCGCgatggaaagaagtatttcataacttttattgacgataatactcgatattgctatgtttacttacttaatagtaaagatgaagcaatagatgcattcaagcaatacaaaaatgaagttgaaatgcaacttaacaagaaaatcaaaatgataagaagtgataggggtggtgaatatgaatctccttttgaacaaatatatttagaatatggaattatttatCAAACAGTGGCCCCTTACACGctccaatccaatgggattgcagaaagaaagaatcgttcattaaaggagatgatgaacgcattattgataagttctggtttgccacaaaacttgtggggggaagccgttcttacggctagccgaatactaaatcgagtatcccatagtaaaacacaatccattccatatgaaaaatggaaaggaaagaagcccaacttgaattattttaaagtgtgggggtgtttggcaaaagtgcaagttcctaaatcCAAAAGGATAAAACTAGGACTGAAaaccgttgattgtgttttcataggatatgcgactaatagtaaagcatatcaatttctggttcataaatcagaaaatcccgacattcataataatacggttatagaatcagataatgctgagttctttaaaaatatatatccgtgtaaaaaggaatgtgagtcgattggtgaaggatctaaatgacctcgggaagaaagaaaagaaagtaaactTAActaggaggatccaagacgtagtaaatgtcaaagaacatctacttcatttggaccaaattttgtgactttcttattggaaaatgagcctcaaacatttaaagaagatacgtcttcttcggaatcattattttggaaaaaggcagtcaatagtgaaatagaatccatactgAACAATCATACATggaaattggttgatcttcctcttaGAAATAAatcgttgggttctaaatggatctttaagaggaaaatgaaagatgatggcactattgataaatttaaggcaagacttgtggtcaaagggtatagacaacgagaaggtcttgactatttcgatacatactctccagttacaagaattacgtccatacgatTGTTAGTAGCGTTAGCTGtagtttatggtcttgaaatttatcaaatggatgtgaagacaaccttcttaaatggagagttggaggaaaaaatttacatggaacaacctgaagggtttgtggttccaagtAAAGAAAAAAAGGTATGttgacttgttaagtccctttacggactaaaacaagcacccaaacaacggcatgcaaaatttgaccaaacaatattgtcaaatgggtttaagataaatgaatgtgataaatgtgtatacattaaaaatgttccaaaccacatagtcattgtttgcttatatgtggatgatatgctgataatgagtaatgacattgccaacataaatgctactaagcgtatgctaactagcaagtttgatatgaaagacttgggagttgctgatttaattctagGAATTAAGACCATAAGACTTCTAAAGGTccggcattgtcacaatctcattatattaagacagtacttgaaaaattcaagcacttgggctttaaagttgcaaagactccaattgacgtgaatcttacattagcaaagaacaaaggccaaagcatatcacaattggattattcTCGTGTGTTGGGTTGCTTAAtatacatcatgaattgtacaagttcagatatagcttgtgctataagtaaattaagtcgatatacgagcaatccaggtcaatctcattggatggccatgaaacgagttttggggtatttagtacatacccaggactttgctttgcactacagtaaatatcctgcactcattgagggatactgtgatgcaaattcGATCACCGGATTCAACTGATTCCAAGTCCACGAGTGGATATGTAGTCACTATTGGTGAAGGAgaggtatcttggaagtcgtccaaacaaacttgtattgcccgctctacaatggaggttGAATTCacagccttagataaagccggtgaagaagttgaatggcttcggaatttcttggaagatattccattttggcccaaaccattggcaccaatatgcatacattgtgttagtcaagcggcaattggaagggctgagagcgttatgtataacggtaaatctcgtcatatacggcGAAGACAAAAACcgttaggcaattactctctagaggaattatcacgattgattatgtaaagtcaagtgataatatgtcggatccacttacaaaaggcctaactagagaggtagttgagaaatcatcaaggggaAATGGACTATGaccgagaacaagtcatagtagcggtaactctacctagaagactagaGATCCCAAAATCTAGGTAcaaagagatcaaacaaagttattAAAGACGGTTCAACATGTCAACTaaacttttggtccattctcgtgatgagacaatgttcaagtaccaaggataaagcattaagactttttaatgatttctaaatttaatacggggtatatcaaatagtgtatctacgggatgacacgtttaggaatcacctatgtaagtgtgaagtgttagccgcttcaaggagaactttgtaaggccagttcgctacgcacttatgaaaccaggcggtgttcatggctgaaacgaacacaacaatgagaactaaagacggttaagggttggttgtgtgattTATGGTTGTCTTCTAGGTATGcaccaaagttcgacggttcaaagatatcaaatctaccgattgatcgagtatatccgacataagttcactatggAAAGTTCAAAGAGAAACCTACTTAtacagatgcaattaatccttgcttacGAATCACAtagtttttcatgcatatttcaGCGATATAGctatgtgggggattgttgggatTTTAAGTATATTaatacttaaaagagggtgaatcgGAAATGGAGGAAAATAAAAACATTTGAGTTTCATTTGAGATTCCCTCCTTGAtgaagggacattgtcccatattggaagaggaagaggtttttatgGGTaaataagcaattgctcttcttctagctcttaaagagttgcgaagaaggcaagcctcgcgccgtcatcgtcgtcgctcgctcggctcggcttcggcttcggattcagatttggatttggtcaaatgatcgattgattgattattttttttgaccaattttttttgttaatagtaaaatattaacagaaatgttattaaatatttgttttaataacagaatattaatatgaATATTAAATACTCCAATCcgtttttcagttgtgtaactgaaaattaaactaccctcttcaattttccctctttattgttgagtaaatagtcatttatgttatggcatttatgATGTGGCtgttttgcataaacagccattctgaagagttgaacctcttcagatttcagcccaactttggctataaatacaagtctattctgctcagaatttctatacgattttctgagtttttCCTCCTCCTTCTGCATACTTTTAATatcaaacaaagcaacaataagtgtgatttgctaccgaactttgtgttcgctgaaacactgagGTTTGAAGTATCAGTACACcaatgtgtaattcgttctatcctaggagataatccataaccttggatACTAGAAggagattaaattccttaagaaaacactgtgaattcaatgGACTCGGATTAAAATTCTGTTTCTGTtcatttatatttttcagaattattttacaaatacagtgtACTAACACTTCTTTCTCAAGAGCTCAGGTAATAATTGTATGGATTTACTTTAAATCATTATACTCAATTTGAATTAGATGACAAAATCATATATGCTCCTTCAATGTTGAAAATAGAGTAGAAATTAAGGATCTTCTAATTAATTTCAAATGGTTAAATGGCATGGCAGGAGTTAAATGCATTAGAATGGTTAATATACTCTATTTTTGGACAAAACATTCATATCCTACTATTTACACGTATCATCAATCAATTTGATTACTATTTACATAGGCGGAGCCATGATTTGAAGCTTACCTTCCAAAATTCTAGaccttttaagtttttttttttttttaaattactaaTTTATATATACTCAACAGATAACAAGGTTTGGCCTAGTGCTCTAGATCCACCCGGGCGCCCCTGCCGATCAATATACAATGATGTAAATAGGATCTTCCAGAGAAGTAAAAAGAGTTGAGTAAGGACTATTAGTACATTACTGTATTATTTCAATCACTTTTTGCCAGACAAAAGATATTGCTGTCAATCTGCAGCACCAGAAAGGGCATCAATCCCAGAAAATTTGACACTCAAAATAGGCATCAGAAGATAGGGTAAGTACTTATCTGGGAATCTATTGTTTAACGGAAACTGTAAGTTCTATGTTAACTTAATATCCATAGTGTTACTAGGTTCCTTTCCCTTTTTGGGCTTCTCTTTGGTTATAGCTAGTCCTTGTATTTCCAAATTAGTCCTGCTACACTAGCTAAAATGGATTTTAAACACTTTatggttttcttttttctttttcaatgatAGGATTATTTACTTTTTTTTAGAAGGATTATTAATTTTAAATAGTACATTAATAATCTTCCTTGTAGAATGTCCTTTATATACACTCCTATCTTAGCGAAATTCTTTATCATCTCTCGTGGATATGTTCAATTAGCCATATAATTGCAACCACGAAGTTGTTGATGTCCATTGAACCTACGTAAGCATAATTGGACTAATTTTTGAAgttcatttattttatttatcagTGTTAACATATaatccctccgtttcaatttatgtgaacctatttcctttttagttcgtgccaaaaagaatgactcatTTCCCTATTTGGAAAGAATtaacctttatgcaatgatttatagccacacaaaatatatgtgcctcattttactccacaagttcaaaagtcttctatCTTTTTTAAACTCCGgacccagtcaaatgggttcacataaattgaaacggaggagtACTAAAGTTGTCTTGTTCATTGATTACATTATTCAAGCACACATTTTTGATTCCATATTCACAAGACCCAAAGATCTCTAAACCTTCTTTTActtctcttcttttatttctcttttttccaCGCTGCCGAATGGGGAAAGAGTCATCCAAATCTTACAATAAAGGGGTAGTAAATTCCTTTTTGTTATACTTGtcgtatttatatgtatttattgCACATTTATGTTGTTGCATTCATGAGCAATTAATTAACTCAAATACACTAGTTAATGTCGTTCATCTTACATACTTCACTTAATATTTGGTGTAGATTTTATTACTCTTAGCTAAGATTCACCCTTCTTTTCATCACTAATTGACTTAACTAAAAGGcttaacactttttggtcaaacaatttggcaccgtTTGTGAGGAGTTTTTTAGTTAATgttttagtttcttctagatcaTAAAAAAGGACAGCCATCTTTTCCTCGTGGACACAAACTAACAATGACAGGAAAAGGAGATGCAAGACAAAAAGCAATAGCAGGTGTAACTATTAATATTTTGAACACCATCAATGAGGATGGCAGAGAAGACAATGAGAATGTGATGCCAAGCGTTATGCCCTGTCGGAGTAACTAACTTCCCCCTCATGAAAGTGTAACCGCTTCACGCGAAAGGAGAGCTTCCACATCCACAGTTGAGGAAGCACCACCAACAGTGAAAAATTATTGGATGAGTGGCTGACAAGTACCCTAAATGACATACTCGACAAACCCGCTCAAAGGGTGAGTAAAAATGTAACGCCAGCTGATACCATGACGACTACCGGTGAACAACCCGCCCTTCCAGCAGGTAACACTCACACTGCTATTGATGCAGGTAATGATGCAGTGACATCCATTccaaagaaaatggaagaaatggaaaacGAAAATAAAGCACTCCGCGACCAGATGAGAGAACATCAACAAAGGGTAGATAAGATACCTGGCATCCCAAAACTGCTACAAAAGCGGGATGTTGGTCGATTCGTCGAACAAACGTATAGCGAGGAGTCAGCCCCATATGCCATACCCAAGACTTTCAAAATGCCATCATATTTAAAGATATATGATGGTACCACAGACACGGAAGATCACATCATTCACTATATCACAGCGGTAAAGGGCAAGGACCTATCACAGGAGCAAGTACCGTCGGTATTACTAAAAACATTTGGCGAAACCTTAACCAGAGGAGCCTTAACTTGGTAATAACAACTACCAGCACGGTCTATAATAACGTTCGAGGAAATGGCCAACAAGTACGTCACCCCCACGCTAGAGCTAAGAAAGCGAAGGCTAGGGTGAACGGCATATTCGTCGTGAGGCAATCAACTGGCGAAGGACTTATAGACTTTCTCGCTCGGTTTAACAGGGTAAGAATGAACTTACCAAACGTATCAGAAGGGATGTCGGTAGCAGTCTTCCAAAATGGGTTGAACAAGAATAGATAGAGGGCGACCATAAAGTTATTAAGCAGGCTTATGAAATACCCTCCCAATACTTGGGAAGAAATTCACAACGTCTGCTGCGCCGAGGTGAGAGTAGACGACGACAACCTCAACGGTCCAACCCAATGTTTGATGTCAATCCAAATAGAGCCAAGGAAAGATCGTCGTAACGACAGTTGAAGAGACCAGTCGAGCCCACGCCTCAACTGAGACAGGCATCAACCCTATGTCAAAATGGCCATTCCACCATCCCCTCGACATACGGAAGGGCCGTCAAGGCCGCACATAGGGACTCAGCAAAGCGAGAGAGGTAAGCCTACactcttatctgctcacaatttttgtgtttctccttcataaatagtgtacgcactagagaAGCTTAGCATGAAGGTGAAGTGGCTGCAAAAAATGAAATCCGACCCAAGTACCCGAAAGTCGAACGTCCTTTGTGAATTTCACCAGGAGCAGG
The Nicotiana sylvestris chromosome 11, ASM39365v2, whole genome shotgun sequence DNA segment above includes these coding regions:
- the LOC104247033 gene encoding uncharacterized protein, which produces MENPSEWGGGRGKRVVVIGGGVAGSLIAKSLQFDADLTLIDPKDYFEIPWASLRAMVEPSFAERSVIHHKDYLANGRLIVSKVTNITNKEVLTADGRQVAYDYLVVATGHYDPLPINRTDRLEEYQSENEKIKAADSILIVGGGPVGVELAAEIAVDFPEKKVTLVHNGSRLLEFIGPKAADKTLEWLKSRNVEVKLMQSVDLSDNTSDGNKTYFTSSGETIKADCHFLCTGKPPASEWLRETYLKDRMDNLGRLKVDENLRVKGHRNIFAVGDITDIKELKQGYSAQKHAVVAAKNLKLLMSGGKESKLATYEPKSPKIIVSLGRQDAVAQFSFTTIIGLVPGMIKSKDLFVGKTRKKMGLPPK
- the LOC138881534 gene encoding uncharacterized protein → MFFYLTTLSLQKFIKEDVPVLSNETPETERFLVIEAWKHLDFLCKNYILSGLEDALYNIYSGMETSKELWNALEKKYKTEYVGLNKFVAAKFLDYKMVDSLVINEAFQVVAMIEKLSHLWKDFKNYLKHKCKEMSLEDLIVRLRIEEGNKAAEKRGCGNSVIMGANIVEDNKKRKKASGPKYNPSKKRLSENCYNCGKIGHKSTECRASKKDKKKDHKKGQPSFPRGHKLTMTGKGDARQKAIAGVTINILNTINEDGREDNENVMPSVMPCRSN